A genomic segment from Nicotiana tabacum cultivar K326 chromosome 9, ASM71507v2, whole genome shotgun sequence encodes:
- the LOC142164015 gene encoding uncharacterized protein LOC142164015, producing MNTTLIGEEKELSKTYHILQLASELYLRQKTKVQWLTQGDQNTKVFHNFMKARRNENMIFSIRGDGGQIITNIEGIARAFVGFYTELLGTKNDNRAHVCNNLVRADPTVNEEQRIMVEADFTNSEVKQELWDIDGEKHQGQMDMVATFSNIVGGL from the coding sequence ATGAACACAACACTGATAGGAGAGGAGAAGGAGTTATCAAAGACTTATCACATACTGCAGCTAGCAAGTGAGTTATATCTTAGACAGAAGACAAAGGTTCAATGGCTGACTCAAGGTGATCAAAACACAAAGGTGTTTCACAACTTTATGAAAGCAAGAAGGAATGAAAACATGATATTTTCTATAAGGGGAGATGGGGGCCAAATAATAACTAATATAGAAGGAATTGCTCGAGCATTTGTAGGATTCTATACTGAATTGTTAGGAACAAAAAACGATAACAGAGCACATGTATGCAACAATCTAGTTAGAGCAGACCCTACTGTGAATGAGGAACAACGGATAATGGTTGAAGCTGATTTCACAAATTCAGAGGTAAAACAAGAACTATGGGACATTGATGGAGAAAAGCACCAGGGCCAGATGGATATGGTAGCAACTTTTTCAAATATTGTTGGGGGACTGTAG
- the LOC142164016 gene encoding uncharacterized protein LOC142164016 has product MPEMKDFRQSMESYGLQELRSIGAFYTWNNKQSGADRVMSRIDSVILNTYWVIDLPASEINFMSEGLYDHCSAMVHWEDGNTSTSRPFKYFNMWKITSDFQSKVKRSWEIRST; this is encoded by the coding sequence ATGCCAGAAATGAAAGACTTTAGACAAAGCATGGAATCTTATGGTCTTCAAGAGTTAAGATCCATTGGAGCTTTCTACACATGGAACAATAAGCAAAGTGGTGCAGACAGAGTTATGAGTAGGATTGACAGTGTAATTCTTAATACATATTGGGTGATTGATCTACCAGCATCAGAAATAAACTTTATGAGTGAAGGCTTGTATGACCATTGCTCTGCAATGGTGCACTGGGAGGATGGAAACACAAGCACCAGCAGGCCATTCAAATACTTCAATATGTGGAAAATAACATCAGATTTTCAAAGCAAAGTTAAAAGAAGCTGGGAGATAAGAAGTACATGA